A region of Maridesulfovibrio sp. DNA encodes the following proteins:
- a CDS encoding MIP/aquaporin family protein: protein MSPFLGEVIGTLILTLFGCGVVANVLLEKSKGQNGGWIVITMGWGFAVAFAVYVAGKYSGAHINPAVTIGLAAGGYFPWAQVPLYIAGQMLGAFLGAVLCYFTYKCHWEPTDDAGLKLAVFATGPAIPCTAENFLCEFIGTFFLVFILLGIGANEFTQGLNPLIVGFFIMAIGLSLGGPTGYAINPARDLGPRIAHAILPIPGKGSSDWGYSWIPVVAPICGGVAGALVYKAIVS, encoded by the coding sequence ATGAGTCCTTTCTTAGGCGAAGTAATTGGTACTTTGATTCTTACCCTTTTCGGTTGCGGCGTAGTTGCCAACGTCCTTCTTGAAAAATCCAAAGGTCAGAACGGTGGGTGGATTGTTATCACCATGGGTTGGGGTTTTGCTGTTGCTTTTGCAGTATATGTTGCCGGTAAATATTCCGGTGCACACATCAACCCTGCTGTTACCATCGGCCTTGCTGCCGGCGGCTATTTTCCCTGGGCACAGGTTCCCCTCTACATTGCCGGACAGATGCTCGGTGCATTCCTTGGTGCAGTGCTTTGTTACTTCACCTACAAATGCCACTGGGAACCCACTGACGATGCAGGCCTGAAGCTGGCTGTATTCGCCACCGGACCTGCTATTCCCTGCACTGCAGAAAACTTTCTTTGCGAATTTATCGGCACCTTCTTCCTGGTTTTTATTCTTCTCGGAATCGGTGCCAACGAATTCACTCAGGGTCTTAACCCCCTGATCGTCGGTTTCTTCATTATGGCCATCGGCCTTTCCCTTGGTGGTCCCACCGGCTACGCTATCAACCCTGCTCGTGACCTCGGTCCCCGTATTGCCCACGCTATCCTTCCCATTCCGGGTAAAGGCAGCAGTGACTGGGGATATTCCTGGATTCCTGTTGTAGCACCTATCTGCGGTGGTGTTGCAGGTGCTTTGGTATACAAAGCCATTGTCAGCTAA
- a CDS encoding glycerol-3-phosphate dehydrogenase/oxidase, which yields MKRSDFIQQMEDSSKVWDFIIIGGGATGLGSGLDAAARGYSVLLLEQGDFAEATSSRSTKMVHGGVRYLAQGNISLVMEALYERGILKQNAPHMCYNQKFIVPDYKWFGIPYYGIGLKCYDMLARKYSFGPSQIYSKKSVMKEVPGVLTRKLKGGVTYHDGQFDDARLALTLARTMADMGGCPMNHTKVTDLVKSSTGYVCGVKAEDKLSGKSYELKAKAVINATGIFTDDIMNMDNGDHKKLIAPSQGIHIVIDRDFLGGDTGIMVPKTDDGRVIFFVPWHGKVVVGTTDTALDSVCMEPKPLEEEINFLVEHSARYLAKAPTRADVRSVFTGIRPLIAAGDSESTSALSRDHYLTVSPNKLLTIAGGKWTTYRHMAEDCIDNAIQMGGLPFRPCVTKNVKLHGYTEDFDHNDHMHVYGSEAAEIKALASEYPELDTRMHERLPYSWLEVVWAARNEWAQTVSDALSRRTRALIIDAKAANEVAPKAAEIMAKELGQDDAWIKEQTEQFQKLAKNYIVD from the coding sequence ATGAAACGGTCAGATTTTATCCAGCAGATGGAAGACAGCTCAAAGGTCTGGGATTTCATTATAATAGGTGGTGGTGCTACCGGTCTCGGATCCGGTCTTGACGCTGCTGCCCGTGGTTATTCCGTGCTCCTCCTTGAGCAGGGAGACTTTGCCGAGGCTACTTCCAGTCGCAGTACCAAAATGGTTCACGGCGGGGTCAGGTATCTCGCACAGGGTAATATTTCACTGGTTATGGAAGCGCTGTACGAGCGTGGTATTCTTAAGCAGAACGCTCCGCACATGTGTTACAACCAGAAATTTATCGTTCCTGACTATAAATGGTTCGGAATTCCCTACTACGGTATCGGTCTGAAGTGCTACGACATGCTGGCTAGAAAATACAGTTTCGGTCCTTCTCAGATTTATTCCAAGAAATCTGTAATGAAGGAAGTTCCAGGTGTACTCACCAGGAAGCTTAAAGGCGGCGTGACCTACCATGACGGCCAGTTTGACGATGCCCGTCTTGCTCTTACTCTCGCCCGCACCATGGCTGACATGGGCGGTTGCCCCATGAACCACACCAAAGTTACCGACCTCGTGAAGAGTTCCACCGGATATGTCTGCGGAGTCAAAGCGGAAGACAAGCTCTCCGGAAAATCTTATGAGCTGAAAGCAAAAGCCGTTATCAATGCAACCGGTATTTTTACCGATGACATCATGAATATGGATAACGGCGATCATAAGAAACTCATCGCACCCAGTCAGGGTATCCACATTGTTATTGACCGTGATTTTCTTGGCGGTGATACCGGCATCATGGTTCCCAAGACTGATGACGGTCGCGTAATTTTCTTCGTGCCCTGGCACGGCAAGGTTGTTGTCGGTACTACTGACACCGCGCTTGATTCCGTATGCATGGAACCCAAGCCCCTTGAAGAGGAAATCAACTTCCTCGTTGAGCATTCTGCAAGGTATCTTGCCAAGGCACCCACCCGTGCGGATGTCCGCAGTGTGTTCACTGGAATCCGTCCTCTGATCGCAGCAGGTGATTCCGAATCCACCTCCGCACTTTCCAGAGACCATTACCTGACCGTCTCCCCCAATAAGCTGCTGACCATTGCCGGCGGGAAGTGGACTACTTACAGGCACATGGCTGAAGACTGCATCGACAATGCTATTCAGATGGGCGGGCTTCCTTTCCGTCCCTGCGTGACCAAGAATGTCAAGCTGCATGGTTATACCGAAGATTTTGACCACAACGATCACATGCATGTTTACGGTAGTGAAGCTGCAGAAATCAAAGCTTTGGCATCCGAATACCCCGAGCTTGATACCCGCATGCACGAAAGACTGCCTTACTCATGGCTCGAAGTTGTCTGGGCTGCACGTAACGAATGGGCTCAGACTGTTTCCGATGCTCTTTCCCGCAGGACCAGAGCATTGATTATTGATGCCAAGGCTGCCAATGAGGTTGCTCCCAAAGCTGCTGAAATCATGGCTAAAGAGCTCGGCCAAGACGACGCATGGATTAAAGAGCAGACTGAACAGTTCCAGAAGCTGGCTAAAAATTATATTGTAGATTAA
- a CDS encoding ATP-binding protein, with the protein MSSHSVSRIFQGKLIQWILIPGLLMTMVLVSIVALNQMSIMERGIVQLSRSLSRNVDFYIDGAEDVLRSVAIMSGGSKDESLRSYFDGLQDRFGQFERLLLLDKNENIIAVAPQGVRGIDFPIRFDGVDKSKRVLTSPIISLHSGKLVVYISIPVKSGGKLVAELNLETLQKFIYGFLSSNRIIILTDSYGNLIVHPDRELVKTQTNVGTLDVFNKRLEPGEGQFYMAEGRLCFGSVENIPGTGWKLLVASSAYHLFQPVIALGLLISVLVVFFFLVLLFALKKEFRLRVVVPLVGYVRKLSAITKGEYPAASSVSNSFTEFDELGRVFDSMAEKVREREHDLIVSKRYFQSVIDSMPSALIWVNEAMNVCQCNLKALELFNLESTEIEPENVETFFSGHKDVVGVITEAREFKEPRSLERVSVGNDSSAVYDITAFPLRKFERKGVVVRIDEVTSRVRMEEIMVQTEKMMSVGGLAAGMAHEINNPLGGIIQGTQNLERKFSPDIKANLVAAEEADCSLEAMQKYLRARKVYTIMEGIKTSGLRAAKIVSNMLEFSKPGKSVLTTVNVHDLIEDSLELSAKDYDLKKKYDFMHINIVREFEADLPEIICSRTEIEQVLFNIFKNSAQAMHDDDGGAVAPHIYIRTRSNGSNIVIEIEDNGPGMGAEVRKRIFEPFYTTKPSGVGTGLGLSVSYFIITQNHGGTFTVSSEPGRGARFSITLPVQGRGE; encoded by the coding sequence ATGAGCAGCCATTCTGTTTCTAGAATCTTTCAGGGAAAGCTGATTCAGTGGATACTCATTCCGGGCCTGCTCATGACAATGGTTCTGGTTTCCATCGTTGCCTTAAACCAAATGAGCATTATGGAACGGGGGATTGTCCAGCTTTCAAGATCCTTGTCCCGAAATGTTGATTTCTACATCGACGGTGCGGAGGATGTTTTGCGGTCCGTGGCTATTATGAGCGGTGGCAGCAAGGACGAAAGTCTGCGCAGCTATTTTGATGGGCTACAGGATCGTTTCGGTCAGTTCGAGCGCCTCTTGTTGCTGGATAAGAATGAAAATATAATCGCTGTTGCTCCTCAAGGAGTAAGAGGGATTGATTTTCCTATCCGTTTTGATGGAGTAGATAAATCAAAACGGGTGCTGACTTCCCCCATAATTTCCCTGCATTCAGGAAAACTGGTTGTGTATATCAGTATTCCGGTGAAAAGCGGGGGGAAGCTCGTTGCTGAACTCAATCTCGAGACCTTGCAGAAATTCATTTACGGTTTCCTTTCTTCAAACAGGATAATTATTCTTACGGATTCCTACGGCAATCTCATTGTTCATCCCGACCGGGAATTGGTTAAGACTCAAACCAATGTTGGTACACTGGATGTTTTCAACAAGCGGCTGGAGCCGGGAGAGGGACAATTTTACATGGCCGAAGGCAGGCTTTGTTTCGGCAGTGTTGAAAATATCCCCGGAACTGGGTGGAAACTGCTGGTGGCAAGTTCAGCGTACCACCTGTTTCAACCGGTAATTGCGCTCGGGCTGCTGATCAGCGTTCTGGTAGTTTTTTTCTTTCTGGTTCTTCTCTTTGCATTGAAAAAGGAATTCCGGTTAAGGGTTGTCGTTCCGCTGGTTGGTTATGTGAGGAAGTTATCAGCGATAACCAAAGGGGAGTATCCTGCGGCCTCATCGGTGAGTAATTCTTTTACCGAGTTTGACGAACTGGGCAGGGTCTTTGACTCCATGGCTGAGAAAGTCCGAGAACGTGAGCATGACCTGATTGTATCAAAAAGGTATTTTCAAAGTGTTATTGATTCTATGCCTTCGGCATTGATCTGGGTGAACGAGGCCATGAATGTCTGTCAGTGTAACCTCAAGGCTTTGGAGTTGTTTAACCTTGAGTCTACAGAAATTGAGCCGGAGAATGTGGAGACCTTTTTTTCCGGGCATAAAGATGTGGTGGGTGTGATTACGGAAGCTCGGGAGTTCAAGGAACCAAGATCCTTGGAGCGAGTCAGCGTGGGCAATGATTCTTCTGCGGTGTATGATATTACTGCTTTTCCCCTGCGTAAATTTGAGAGAAAGGGCGTTGTTGTCAGGATTGATGAGGTTACTTCGCGGGTACGCATGGAGGAGATTATGGTTCAGACTGAAAAGATGATGTCCGTGGGAGGGCTTGCTGCGGGGATGGCTCATGAAATTAATAATCCGCTTGGCGGGATAATACAGGGAACTCAAAATCTTGAGCGGAAGTTTTCACCGGATATTAAAGCCAATCTCGTTGCAGCTGAAGAAGCAGACTGTTCACTTGAAGCCATGCAGAAATACCTTAGGGCCCGGAAGGTTTATACGATAATGGAAGGGATCAAGACATCCGGCCTGCGTGCAGCCAAAATCGTTTCCAACATGCTGGAGTTCAGCAAGCCCGGTAAATCAGTTTTGACTACTGTTAATGTACACGATTTGATCGAAGATTCCCTTGAGCTTTCAGCCAAGGATTATGATCTGAAAAAGAAGTATGATTTCATGCACATCAACATCGTGCGTGAATTTGAAGCTGATCTTCCTGAAATAATATGTTCGCGGACCGAGATTGAGCAGGTCTTATTCAATATTTTTAAGAATTCCGCACAAGCCATGCATGATGACGATGGGGGCGCAGTTGCTCCCCATATTTATATAAGGACCCGCAGTAATGGTTCGAACATTGTTATAGAGATTGAAGATAACGGCCCCGGCATGGGGGCTGAAGTGCGTAAAAGGATTTTCGAACCGTTTTATACCACCAAGCCCTCGGGAGTGGGGACCGGTTTAGGACTTTCGGTTTCGTACTTTATTATTACCCAGAATCATGGCGGAACGTTTACGGTCAGTTCCGAGCCGGGCCGGGGAGCGCGTTTTTCCATTACCCTGCCGGTGCAGGGCAGAGGAGAGTGA
- a CDS encoding ABC transporter substrate-binding protein: MLEFKVQPFCLGKGLILLLILVFSLTLSACSDAPVKIGFSGTLKGKYSDLGVQGRNGALLAVEEINDAGGLDGRKLELLVRDDLNTPEGAVKADKELVAAGVSAILGHMTSSQSLAAIGEMKDSGVLYISPTTSTPLLQGIKDNFFRVIPTLSELSKGLAEYSTGKLGMKRLAVIWDTSNKAFTVPYKDVFISTFEENGGKLVGEARIGKQKDNVDWQKVVEELKAVKPDVVVMVTSARDLAAFAQYCKINKTDWTIASSMWAFTKELVQTGGKSVEGVLFVVHFAEDNAAPGYNEFKQKFIDRYGWAPNFAAVFGYQAVQVFAEAVRLNGGSTKGLDKIIPGISFDTSIIGPFSIDDFGDVKGVGHIVFVKNGEFVTVARGE, encoded by the coding sequence ATGTTGGAATTTAAGGTTCAGCCTTTCTGTTTGGGTAAGGGATTAATTTTATTATTGATACTGGTATTCAGCTTGACGTTGAGCGCATGTTCGGATGCTCCTGTTAAGATTGGTTTTTCAGGAACACTTAAAGGAAAATATTCCGATCTGGGTGTGCAGGGACGTAACGGGGCATTGCTGGCTGTAGAAGAAATTAATGACGCTGGTGGCCTTGATGGGCGTAAATTGGAATTGCTGGTCCGCGACGATCTGAATACCCCGGAAGGCGCAGTCAAGGCGGACAAGGAACTTGTTGCCGCAGGGGTGTCCGCTATTCTCGGACATATGACCAGTTCTCAGTCTCTGGCTGCTATTGGGGAAATGAAAGACAGCGGAGTCCTTTATATTTCTCCCACCACCTCAACACCGTTGCTGCAGGGAATTAAAGATAATTTTTTTAGGGTCATCCCGACACTCTCAGAGCTTTCAAAAGGGCTTGCCGAGTATTCAACCGGTAAGCTTGGTATGAAAAGACTGGCTGTTATTTGGGATACGTCGAATAAGGCCTTTACCGTCCCCTATAAAGATGTATTCATCAGCACTTTTGAAGAAAACGGGGGCAAACTTGTGGGCGAGGCACGCATCGGCAAACAGAAGGATAATGTGGATTGGCAAAAGGTTGTTGAAGAATTGAAAGCCGTTAAGCCGGATGTGGTCGTTATGGTTACTTCGGCCCGAGATCTTGCCGCTTTTGCTCAGTATTGCAAAATTAATAAAACGGACTGGACTATCGCAAGCAGTATGTGGGCTTTTACTAAAGAGCTGGTGCAAACAGGCGGTAAGAGTGTTGAAGGGGTCTTGTTTGTGGTTCATTTTGCGGAGGATAATGCCGCACCGGGATACAATGAATTCAAGCAGAAGTTTATTGATCGTTACGGCTGGGCTCCGAATTTTGCAGCTGTTTTCGGCTATCAGGCTGTTCAGGTCTTTGCCGAAGCAGTAAGATTAAATGGCGGGAGCACTAAAGGGCTGGACAAGATAATCCCCGGAATATCCTTTGACACAAGTATAATAGGTCCTTTCTCTATAGATGATTTCGGTGATGTGAAGGGTGTCGGACATATTGTATTCGTGAAGAATGGTGAATTTGTCACTGTCGCAAGAGGAGAATGA
- a CDS encoding DUF3365 domain-containing protein yields the protein MKHYHKLSLFGLILAVIWSATIYYFYSSIIQTEKDNIYKTAQKEAEVAFEKDLTYRRWVAGLGGLYAEISPKLPPNEYLNVPFRDLTTVEGKKLTMINPAYMMRMVYGLMNKEAGLHGHITSLTPIRPENAPAAWEAEALKSFRTNPVDYYQISTENGKPILHFMRPMKTQKICLKCHASQGYKEGDLRGGISVTVPMAKYQQAMLTFIDETTTSFTIIWFTGILFIVVGFYFLAKYERDRSRTEQELAKTKNYLANIINSMPSILVGVDPNGKVTHWNMEAEKFSNQRYQDVVGSPLTEALPIMQDELEKILQAMRNKVIETDSIQTRIDGGLTRYDDITIYPLIANGVQGAVIRIDDVTERIYLEQMMIQSEKMMSVGGLAAGMAHEINNPLAGILGHAQNIHKRLLSDMKANKSAAEECGITFEQLQEYMQKRDIRKMIEGIIESGKRAAKIVSNMLNFSRKSEKENAYYRMDELLDSTIELAANDYNLKKQYDFRQIKIVRQYAEELPPVYCDGNEIQQVFLNLLKNGAEAMNEKEYEQGEPEFICRIQKDKDMAVIEIEDNGPGIIVSPKSRIFDPFFTTKGVGRGTGLGLSVSYFIITDQHGGAMKVDSVPGEWTRFTIELPLP from the coding sequence TTGAAACACTACCATAAACTATCACTTTTCGGCCTTATTCTGGCCGTGATCTGGAGCGCAACTATATATTATTTTTACTCCAGCATAATTCAAACTGAAAAAGACAACATATACAAAACAGCACAGAAAGAAGCGGAAGTAGCCTTTGAAAAAGACCTGACATACCGCCGTTGGGTAGCAGGTCTGGGAGGTCTGTATGCAGAAATTTCACCCAAGCTCCCTCCTAATGAATATCTTAATGTCCCTTTCCGTGATTTGACCACAGTAGAAGGTAAAAAGCTGACCATGATAAACCCTGCATACATGATGCGCATGGTCTACGGATTGATGAATAAGGAAGCAGGACTGCACGGTCATATTACCAGCCTGACCCCCATACGCCCGGAAAACGCACCTGCTGCATGGGAGGCAGAAGCCCTGAAATCATTCAGGACCAACCCGGTAGACTATTACCAAATTTCAACTGAAAACGGGAAACCGATCCTCCACTTCATGCGTCCGATGAAAACGCAAAAAATCTGCCTCAAATGCCATGCTTCGCAAGGCTATAAGGAAGGAGACCTCAGGGGTGGAATAAGCGTGACTGTCCCCATGGCAAAATACCAGCAGGCTATGCTCACATTTATTGACGAAACCACAACCTCCTTCACAATAATCTGGTTTACCGGAATACTTTTCATAGTCGTCGGCTTCTACTTCCTCGCCAAATATGAACGAGACCGCAGTCGGACCGAACAGGAGCTTGCAAAAACAAAAAACTATCTGGCCAACATTATCAACTCCATGCCATCGATACTAGTAGGTGTTGACCCGAATGGGAAAGTGACCCACTGGAATATGGAGGCAGAAAAATTCAGCAACCAGAGGTATCAGGACGTAGTAGGTAGTCCGCTCACTGAGGCATTACCCATAATGCAGGATGAACTGGAAAAAATACTTCAAGCCATGAGAAACAAGGTCATTGAAACAGACTCAATACAGACGAGAATTGACGGGGGGCTAACCCGCTACGACGATATTACCATTTATCCGCTTATCGCTAACGGAGTTCAAGGCGCAGTTATTCGTATCGATGACGTCACTGAACGAATTTACCTTGAACAGATGATGATCCAGTCTGAAAAAATGATGTCCGTGGGTGGATTAGCCGCAGGTATGGCTCATGAAATAAATAACCCGCTGGCCGGGATTCTCGGTCATGCGCAAAACATACATAAACGCCTTTTAAGTGACATGAAAGCAAACAAATCTGCAGCGGAAGAATGCGGTATTACATTTGAACAGCTGCAGGAATATATGCAGAAAAGGGATATCCGGAAAATGATAGAGGGTATTATAGAGTCCGGAAAACGAGCAGCAAAAATAGTTTCCAACATGCTCAACTTCAGTCGCAAGAGCGAGAAAGAAAACGCATACTACCGTATGGATGAGCTTCTGGATAGCACAATTGAACTGGCGGCAAATGATTATAACCTGAAGAAACAATATGATTTCAGACAAATTAAAATAGTCCGCCAATACGCAGAAGAACTCCCTCCTGTATATTGCGACGGCAATGAAATTCAGCAGGTTTTCCTTAACCTTCTGAAAAACGGAGCTGAAGCCATGAACGAAAAAGAATACGAACAGGGAGAGCCGGAATTTATCTGTCGCATACAAAAGGATAAAGATATGGCAGTTATTGAAATTGAAGACAACGGACCGGGCATAATCGTCAGCCCCAAGAGCAGGATATTTGATCCCTTTTTCACCACCAAGGGAGTCGGCAGGGGAACCGGCCTTGGACTTTCAGTCTCCTACTTCATTATCACCGACCAGCATGGCGGAGCCATGAAAGTTGATTCTGTTCCAGGCGAATGGACCCGCTTCACCATCGAGCTTCCACTTCCATAA
- a CDS encoding DUF389 domain-containing protein: MGLIFTRKKKIPLLFVTDVRREFLISEITRNSVPSGMYYLLMGIASFIASIGLTADSPAVVIGAMLVSPLMTPIFGLSLGLVRGEMPLIRDSVFSVTAGILIGIIGGLLIGNFPIFFELTHEIVSRTRPNLLDLGVAAFAGIAGTVALIDERVSPVMPGIAIATSLVPPLCASGLCIALQEYSDGLGAFLLFFANFLVILSIGSVLFIITGFIPHSEDEPLPRLIKHFSISTVGLIIVAGLLTKSLMDVALARQIDNCLRTVAIQAISSIPNTTIENITHEINQGTVDGFITLNGPLSLKAGTVKKMEKTASATLKKPVSIIVRTSLTQSISSSPRSTNSLINAHAKRQNIKLEKSASILEQAELLFRTIISELPWYTLSGINYTELKKGPGVIIEISGPERPVPESVIKMEDMLRKRTGEQNLTLIIRYYKSDDITRNGRNLFGVHYSGTEPPLSRKIEKRTSELIDEIRNIFPVYIEAQKMKKVWHIMADVTGERLVKSKEVKDIEKKLGDEFAVPVKLYIYSKTEGVVEDDGLKPLELFSKGGQAKRLNDKFKK; this comes from the coding sequence ATGGGGCTGATATTCACCCGCAAAAAAAAGATACCGTTACTTTTCGTCACGGATGTGCGCCGGGAATTCCTGATCTCGGAAATAACCCGCAACTCTGTTCCAAGCGGAATGTATTACCTGCTCATGGGCATTGCGTCATTCATCGCCTCCATCGGGCTCACAGCGGACAGCCCTGCTGTTGTGATCGGGGCTATGCTGGTTTCGCCCCTGATGACACCAATCTTCGGACTGTCGTTGGGTCTTGTACGGGGTGAAATGCCACTCATCCGCGATTCTGTTTTTTCAGTAACCGCAGGTATCCTGATAGGAATCATCGGAGGTCTGCTGATCGGTAATTTTCCGATTTTCTTTGAACTGACCCATGAGATTGTCTCCCGAACCAGACCCAATCTACTTGATCTCGGAGTAGCCGCATTTGCGGGAATCGCAGGAACCGTAGCCCTTATAGATGAGCGGGTCAGTCCGGTTATGCCCGGAATAGCCATTGCCACATCACTCGTTCCCCCGCTTTGTGCAAGCGGTTTGTGTATTGCCCTGCAAGAATACTCTGATGGATTGGGAGCCTTCCTGCTTTTTTTCGCCAACTTTCTGGTTATCCTCTCCATAGGCAGTGTCCTGTTCATAATCACCGGATTCATACCCCACTCCGAAGATGAACCCCTGCCTAGACTGATCAAACATTTCTCAATCAGCACCGTAGGACTGATCATCGTAGCGGGATTGCTCACCAAATCCCTCATGGACGTCGCCCTTGCCAGACAGATCGATAATTGCCTGCGCACGGTAGCAATTCAGGCAATATCCTCAATTCCTAACACAACCATTGAAAACATCACCCACGAAATCAATCAGGGAACTGTGGACGGTTTCATTACTTTGAACGGCCCTCTGTCACTTAAAGCCGGAACGGTAAAAAAGATGGAAAAAACTGCTTCAGCCACACTAAAAAAGCCGGTCAGTATCATTGTGAGGACCAGCCTGACCCAGAGTATTTCATCTTCACCGCGGTCAACCAACTCTTTGATCAATGCACATGCCAAAAGGCAGAACATCAAACTTGAAAAAAGTGCGTCGATCCTCGAACAGGCTGAACTGCTTTTCCGTACAATTATTTCTGAACTGCCGTGGTATACTCTTTCCGGCATCAACTACACTGAGCTAAAAAAAGGACCGGGGGTGATCATTGAAATAAGCGGACCGGAACGGCCTGTACCGGAATCGGTCATAAAGATGGAGGACATGCTGCGCAAGAGAACCGGAGAACAAAACCTGACCCTGATCATCCGCTATTACAAAAGTGATGACATAACCCGCAATGGTCGAAATCTCTTCGGAGTCCATTACAGCGGAACAGAGCCCCCTCTTTCCCGGAAAATTGAAAAACGTACATCTGAGCTCATTGATGAGATACGCAATATTTTTCCTGTGTATATCGAGGCTCAAAAGATGAAAAAAGTGTGGCACATAATGGCCGATGTTACTGGAGAAAGACTTGTTAAAAGCAAGGAAGTCAAAGATATTGAAAAAAAACTGGGAGATGAATTCGCTGTTCCGGTTAAATTATACATTTATTCCAAAACAGAAGGTGTTGTTGAAGATGACGGATTAAAGCCTTTGGAATTATTCAGTAAGGGAGGGCAGGCAAAACGGCTGAACGATAAATTCAAAAAGTAA
- the glpK gene encoding glycerol kinase GlpK, producing the protein MEKKYVLSIDQGTTSSRAIIFDKAGKIVKVTQKEFTQIFPNPGWVEHDAMEIWSSVQSVVAEALSDVPAAEIAAIGITNQRETTVVWDKNTGKPVYNAIVWQSRQTMDICNELKEKGLDPIVREKTGLLIDAYFSGTKVKWILDNVEGARAKAEAGDLLFGTIDTWLVWKLTGGAVHVTDYTNASRTLMYNIHELKWDEEILEALTVPASMLPEVKPSSEVYGNTHKDKFQGMEIPISGMAGDQQAALFGQACFEEGMAKNTYGTGCFMLMNTGEKAVPSKNGLLTTIAWGVDGKVEYALEGSIFVAGSAIQWLRDGMRMFRDAKDSELYATRVQGTDGVYMVPAFVGLGAPYWNSEVRGAVFGLTRGTTKEHFVRATLESLCYQTKDVLSAMEADSGISLAKLRVDGGAVANDLMLQIQSDLLGVPVERPLCIETTALGAAYLAGLAVGFWADKNDIKKNFGIDREFDPKMEEAESAKLYEGWQKAVEATMAFK; encoded by the coding sequence ATGGAAAAAAAATACGTACTTTCAATTGATCAGGGTACCACCAGCTCTCGCGCAATCATTTTCGACAAAGCTGGCAAGATCGTAAAAGTTACTCAGAAAGAATTCACCCAGATTTTTCCTAATCCGGGCTGGGTTGAGCATGACGCTATGGAAATCTGGTCTTCTGTCCAGTCCGTAGTTGCTGAAGCCCTTAGTGATGTTCCTGCCGCTGAAATCGCAGCCATCGGTATCACCAACCAGCGTGAAACCACTGTTGTTTGGGACAAGAACACCGGTAAACCCGTTTATAACGCAATCGTATGGCAGTCCCGCCAGACCATGGACATCTGCAACGAACTTAAAGAAAAAGGTCTTGATCCTATTGTTCGTGAAAAGACCGGTCTGCTTATTGATGCATATTTCTCCGGCACCAAAGTAAAATGGATTCTCGATAACGTTGAAGGTGCACGCGCAAAAGCAGAAGCAGGCGACCTCCTCTTCGGTACCATTGACACTTGGCTGGTCTGGAAGCTTACCGGCGGTGCAGTTCACGTAACTGATTACACCAACGCTTCCCGTACTCTCATGTACAACATCCATGAGCTCAAGTGGGACGAAGAAATCCTTGAAGCTCTTACCGTTCCCGCTTCCATGCTTCCCGAAGTCAAGCCTTCTTCCGAAGTATACGGCAATACCCACAAAGATAAGTTCCAGGGTATGGAAATCCCCATCTCCGGTATGGCCGGTGACCAGCAGGCAGCACTGTTCGGTCAGGCTTGCTTTGAAGAAGGTATGGCTAAGAACACCTACGGTACCGGTTGCTTCATGCTCATGAACACCGGTGAAAAAGCAGTTCCCTCCAAGAACGGCCTGCTGACCACCATCGCATGGGGTGTTGACGGTAAAGTCGAATACGCTCTTGAAGGTTCCATCTTCGTAGCAGGTTCCGCTATCCAGTGGCTGCGCGACGGTATGAGAATGTTCCGTGACGCTAAAGACTCCGAACTTTACGCAACCCGCGTACAGGGCACCGACGGCGTATACATGGTTCCCGCATTTGTCGGCCTCGGCGCTCCCTACTGGAACTCCGAAGTTCGCGGCGCAGTATTCGGTCTGACCCGCGGTACCACCAAGGAACATTTTGTCCGTGCTACCCTTGAGTCCCTTTGCTACCAGACCAAGGACGTTCTTTCCGCAATGGAAGCTGACTCCGGAATCAGCCTCGCAAAACTCCGTGTTGACGGCGGTGCAGTTGCCAACGACCTGATGCTCCAGATTCAGTCCGACCTCCTCGGTGTTCCCGTTGAGCGTCCTCTGTGCATTGAAACCACTGCTCTCGGCGCTGCTTACCTTGCAGGTCTGGCTGTTGGTTTCTGGGCAGACAAGAACGACATCAAAAAGAACTTCGGCATCGACCGTGAGTTCGATCCCAAAATGGAAGAAGCAGAATCCGCAAAGCTGTACGAAGGCTGGCAGAAAGCTGTTGAAGCAACCATGGCTTTCAAATAG